Proteins found in one Promicromonospora sukumoe genomic segment:
- a CDS encoding carboxymuconolactone decarboxylase family protein, which yields MDARIDYFGNPLAGKVLRHLNSANKLIVDSTLPAVTQELVKIRASQINGCGFCTDMHTKDAAAAGETQLRLNLVAAWREATVFTEPERAALELAEEGTRLADAAGGVPEATWERAAAHYDDDQLAALISLIALINAYNRINVINRQPAGDYVPGQF from the coding sequence ATGGACGCCAGGATCGACTACTTCGGCAACCCCCTCGCCGGAAAGGTCCTGCGGCACCTCAACTCCGCGAACAAGCTGATCGTGGACTCGACGCTGCCCGCCGTCACCCAGGAGCTCGTGAAGATCCGGGCCAGCCAGATCAACGGCTGCGGGTTCTGCACCGACATGCACACCAAGGACGCCGCCGCCGCGGGCGAGACCCAGCTCCGGCTGAACCTGGTCGCGGCCTGGCGGGAGGCGACCGTGTTCACCGAGCCGGAGCGGGCCGCGCTGGAGCTCGCCGAGGAGGGCACGCGGCTGGCCGACGCCGCGGGCGGCGTCCCGGAGGCGACCTGGGAGCGGGCCGCCGCGCACTACGACGACGACCAGCTCGCCGCGCTGATCTCCCTGATCGCGCTCATCAACGCGTACAACCGGATCAACGTCATCAACCGGCAGCCCGCCGGGGACTACGTGCCCGGCCAGTTCTGA
- a CDS encoding beta-galactosidase — MSHLPAQPTVRHLRVPAAPPVQPAPLEMGDPAGTPDAVRLTSRYLERDGRPWFPVMGEYHFSRDRPERWEAELRTMRSGGVTVVATYLLWIVHEEVRGHVRWDGARDLRRFVLTAARAGLDVVLRIGPWAHGETRNGGFPDWLQALPVAHRTNDPAYVDLARGWYAAIGDQVRDLTRGPGRPDAPVIGIQVDNELYDQPDHLATLRDLAEDAGLRAPLWLATGWGGARLPENRVLPVYAGYSDGFWEESTTGWPAFGALHYTFSTVRDDLTVGADLRDGPVTGEAADGADDPWPFATCELGGGMQVAYHRRPHVDADDVAALALTKLGSGSAWQGYYLYHGATQVLGELSTTQESHATGYPNDLPVRDYDFWAPVGAAGQQRPHYHRLRRQHLFLAEFGPDLAAYPVVLPGGLEGSGAGDVRWSVRGDVERGYLFVNNHQPALAPLPDVADVRFDVDLGPHRVTVPTAPCTLRSGVSAAWPLRQRFGAVPALTVPAQPITRLDTADGPVFLFATTDGVDVELQIEGVDPADIGGVEVLRTQAPAPEAPGAGVRVVAAPTAAPGLAAEVVVGDTTLVFLPPTLADTVWQGMIDGRESVVLWDGSGYFDGEAFRLVPHAEDRTVDVLPALTAGRYARVPGEGSRFARYTVPGEDTSRPVAVPRFDAAAVAPVRTDGSAGRLSAADDADFAALVPVQVPVPDDVFDGAERVLLSLDWTGDVMRVHAGDRLIADQFWSGRRFDVDLAPYRAEIRAHGLWLRAFAWSPSSGVYVDPRVRPTSDEPLLEVRTASLTAIRPRPLP; from the coding sequence GTGAGCCACCTCCCAGCACAGCCGACCGTCCGCCACCTTCGCGTCCCGGCCGCGCCGCCCGTGCAGCCGGCGCCCCTGGAGATGGGCGACCCCGCGGGCACGCCGGACGCCGTCCGCCTCACGAGCCGGTACCTGGAGCGCGACGGTCGGCCCTGGTTCCCCGTCATGGGGGAGTACCACTTCAGCCGCGACCGCCCCGAGCGGTGGGAGGCCGAGCTGCGCACGATGCGGTCCGGCGGCGTCACGGTGGTCGCGACGTACCTGCTGTGGATCGTGCACGAGGAGGTGCGCGGGCACGTGCGCTGGGACGGGGCGCGCGACCTGCGCCGGTTCGTGCTGACCGCGGCCCGGGCGGGCCTCGACGTCGTCCTCCGGATCGGTCCCTGGGCCCACGGCGAGACGCGCAACGGCGGCTTCCCGGACTGGCTCCAGGCGCTGCCCGTCGCGCACCGCACGAACGACCCCGCCTACGTGGACCTCGCCCGCGGCTGGTACGCCGCGATCGGGGACCAGGTGCGCGACCTCACGCGCGGCCCCGGGCGCCCCGACGCGCCCGTGATCGGCATCCAGGTCGACAACGAGCTCTACGACCAGCCCGACCACCTCGCCACGCTGCGCGACCTCGCCGAGGACGCCGGCCTGCGCGCGCCCCTGTGGCTCGCGACCGGCTGGGGCGGCGCCCGGCTCCCGGAGAACCGCGTGCTGCCGGTGTACGCGGGCTACTCCGACGGCTTCTGGGAGGAGTCGACCACCGGCTGGCCCGCCTTCGGGGCGCTGCACTACACGTTCAGCACCGTGCGCGACGACCTCACCGTCGGCGCCGACCTGCGCGACGGCCCGGTCACGGGCGAGGCGGCCGACGGTGCCGACGACCCGTGGCCGTTCGCCACCTGCGAGCTGGGCGGCGGCATGCAGGTCGCCTACCACCGGCGCCCCCACGTGGACGCCGACGACGTCGCCGCGCTCGCCCTGACCAAGCTCGGCAGCGGGTCGGCCTGGCAGGGCTACTACCTCTACCACGGGGCCACCCAGGTGCTCGGCGAGCTCTCCACCACGCAGGAGTCGCACGCGACCGGCTACCCCAACGACCTGCCGGTGCGCGACTACGACTTCTGGGCGCCGGTCGGCGCTGCGGGCCAGCAGCGCCCGCACTACCACCGGCTGCGCCGCCAGCACCTGTTCCTGGCGGAGTTCGGGCCGGACCTCGCGGCCTACCCGGTGGTGCTGCCGGGCGGTCTTGAGGGTTCCGGCGCGGGCGACGTGCGCTGGTCCGTCCGGGGCGACGTCGAGCGCGGCTACCTCTTCGTCAACAACCACCAGCCGGCGCTCGCCCCGCTGCCCGACGTCGCGGACGTGCGCTTCGACGTCGACCTCGGCCCGCACCGTGTCACCGTGCCGACGGCGCCCTGCACGCTGCGCTCCGGGGTGTCCGCGGCGTGGCCGCTGCGCCAGCGGTTCGGGGCCGTGCCCGCGCTCACCGTGCCCGCGCAGCCGATCACGCGGCTCGACACCGCCGACGGCCCGGTCTTCCTGTTCGCGACCACGGACGGCGTCGACGTCGAGCTGCAGATCGAGGGGGTCGATCCCGCGGACATCGGGGGCGTCGAGGTGCTCCGGACGCAGGCGCCGGCGCCCGAGGCGCCCGGTGCCGGTGTCCGCGTCGTCGCCGCGCCGACGGCCGCGCCGGGGCTCGCCGCCGAGGTCGTCGTCGGGGACACGACCCTGGTGTTCCTGCCGCCGACCCTCGCTGACACCGTGTGGCAGGGCATGATCGACGGGCGCGAGTCCGTCGTGCTGTGGGACGGGAGCGGGTACTTCGACGGCGAGGCCTTCCGCCTCGTGCCGCACGCCGAGGACCGCACCGTCGACGTCCTGCCCGCGCTGACCGCGGGCAGATACGCGCGGGTCCCGGGGGAGGGCAGCCGCTTCGCGCGGTACACCGTCCCTGGCGAGGACACGTCCCGGCCGGTCGCCGTACCCCGGTTCGACGCCGCGGCCGTCGCGCCGGTGCGTACGGACGGCAGCGCGGGCCGGCTGTCCGCCGCGGACGACGCCGACTTCGCGGCGCTCGTCCCCGTCCAGGTGCCGGTGCCCGACGACGTCTTCGACGGCGCTGAGCGGGTGCTGCTGAGCCTCGACTGGACGGGCGACGTGATGCGCGTCCACGCCGGCGACCGGCTGATCGCGGACCAGTTCTGGTCCGGCCGCCGGTTCGACGTTGACCTCGCGCCGTACCGCGCCGAGATCCGCGCGCACGGCCTGTGGCTGCGGGCGTTCGCCTGGTCGCCGTCGTCGGGCGTGTACGTGGACCCGCGGGTGCGTCCGACGTCGGACGAACCGCTGCTGGAGGTGCGGACGGCGTCGCTGACCGCGATCCGCCCCCGCCCCCTGCCCTGA
- a CDS encoding acyltransferase, which yields MDHSAAQGVRRVDFLPWEYDPASAEGAAQTARQRELADAGAVLGDGVFVAPNAAVYCDRLALGDRTYVAALAYLSGDLTIGADCSVNPFAVVRGEIRMGDGVRIGAHSSILGFNHQMANDRPVFQQDTWSKGITIGDDVWIGSNATILDGVTVGDHVVIAAAAVVTKDVPDWAVVAGNPARVLRDRRAETKGAPAPDLGARLAAFGDRARAQAADVLARCFEDGRFVDRPSAAAGPLAPAVRPWADAVEIADLLLGTTPPGFDAADLVRRLTARQDPATGLIPDGDLSDDGLARPFVPGEPLSPTDGDAAYHVLSVGYAVRLLGARLPHPVRAVHALGDRDVVGALESRDWGAQAWGSGAAVDSLATACALNIADFGDELPDGGVGPLYGLLGWLTAKADPATGLWGAPQPAPRWLQAVNGFYRLTRGSYAQLGLPLPYPEAAVDTVLEHAADPVLATPDGWTACNVLDIVHPLWLAAKQTAHRRAEGEAWAREQLDRALETWSEGAGIAFAPRGDGPDGVPGLQGTEMWLSIVWYLADYLGVADSLGYRPRGVHAPEPLVRLAPVAGTR from the coding sequence GTGGATCACTCAGCGGCTCAAGGCGTCCGACGTGTCGACTTCCTCCCCTGGGAGTACGACCCCGCCTCGGCGGAGGGTGCGGCGCAGACGGCGCGCCAGCGCGAGCTTGCCGACGCCGGGGCCGTGCTCGGCGACGGCGTCTTCGTCGCCCCGAACGCCGCCGTGTACTGCGACCGGCTCGCCCTCGGCGACCGCACCTACGTCGCCGCGCTCGCCTACCTCTCGGGCGACCTGACGATCGGCGCGGACTGCTCGGTCAACCCGTTCGCCGTCGTCCGCGGCGAGATCCGGATGGGCGACGGCGTCCGCATCGGCGCGCACAGCTCGATCCTCGGGTTCAACCACCAGATGGCGAACGACCGCCCGGTCTTCCAGCAGGACACCTGGAGCAAGGGCATCACGATCGGCGACGACGTGTGGATCGGCTCGAACGCCACGATCCTCGACGGCGTGACCGTGGGCGACCACGTCGTCATCGCGGCCGCCGCCGTCGTCACCAAGGACGTGCCCGACTGGGCCGTCGTCGCCGGCAACCCCGCCCGCGTCCTGCGCGACCGCCGCGCGGAGACGAAGGGCGCGCCCGCCCCCGACCTCGGCGCCCGCCTGGCCGCCTTCGGCGACCGGGCCCGCGCCCAGGCGGCCGACGTGCTGGCCCGCTGCTTCGAGGACGGCCGGTTCGTGGACCGGCCCTCCGCCGCCGCGGGCCCGCTCGCGCCCGCCGTGCGCCCGTGGGCGGACGCCGTCGAGATCGCGGACCTGCTGCTCGGGACGACGCCGCCCGGGTTCGACGCCGCCGACCTGGTCCGGCGGCTCACCGCCCGCCAGGACCCCGCGACCGGGCTGATCCCGGACGGAGACCTCTCTGACGACGGGTTGGCTCGGCCGTTCGTCCCGGGCGAGCCGCTCTCGCCCACGGACGGCGACGCCGCCTACCACGTGCTCAGCGTCGGCTACGCCGTCCGGCTGCTCGGGGCGCGGCTGCCGCACCCGGTCCGCGCGGTGCACGCGCTGGGCGACCGCGACGTCGTCGGCGCCCTGGAATCGCGCGACTGGGGCGCCCAGGCCTGGGGGAGCGGAGCCGCCGTCGACTCCCTGGCCACGGCTTGCGCCCTGAACATCGCGGACTTCGGCGACGAGCTGCCCGACGGCGGCGTCGGCCCCCTGTACGGCCTGCTCGGCTGGCTGACGGCGAAGGCAGACCCCGCCACGGGCCTGTGGGGCGCGCCCCAGCCCGCGCCGCGCTGGCTCCAGGCCGTCAACGGGTTCTACCGCCTGACCCGTGGCTCGTACGCCCAGCTCGGCCTGCCGCTGCCGTACCCCGAGGCCGCGGTCGACACGGTGCTGGAGCACGCGGCCGACCCCGTGCTCGCGACCCCCGACGGCTGGACCGCCTGCAACGTGCTCGACATCGTGCACCCGCTCTGGCTCGCGGCGAAGCAGACCGCGCACCGGCGCGCCGAGGGCGAGGCCTGGGCGCGCGAGCAGCTCGACCGGGCGCTGGAGACCTGGTCGGAGGGCGCGGGCATCGCGTTCGCGCCGCGCGGCGACGGGCCCGACGGCGTCCCCGGGCTGCAGGGCACCGAGATGTGGCTGAGCATCGTCTGGTACCTGGCCGACTACCTCGGCGTCGCCGACTCGCTCGGTTACCGGCCGCGCGGCGTCCACGCCCCGGAGCCGCTGGTGCGGCTGGCGCCGGTCGCGGGGACGCGCTGA
- a CDS encoding EF-hand domain-containing protein, translating into MAANDELTRTFVEFDADGDGHITADEFRRAMATRGEETTDKDLDQIFGKADHDEDGKINLDEFTIAWDA; encoded by the coding sequence ATGGCTGCCAACGACGAGCTGACCCGCACCTTCGTCGAGTTCGACGCCGACGGCGACGGCCACATCACCGCGGACGAGTTCCGCCGGGCGATGGCCACGCGCGGCGAGGAGACCACCGACAAGGACCTCGACCAGATCTTCGGCAAGGCCGACCACGACGAGGACGGCAAGATCAACCTCGACGAGTTCACGATCGCCTGGGACGCCTGA
- a CDS encoding helix-turn-helix transcriptional regulator, with protein sequence MPSETSPTARALRALEILQTRPGTTAEELGARLGVTERAARRYVEILREADVPVTSTRGPHGGYRLGRGTRLPPVTFTQTEALGLVMAVLDSHPEADDLVDTALGKVIRALPEDVGRQAATLREHASAAPDRYAARPDTAVTSELVAAVAARRRVRVTYRGESGSEWDAEVDPWAVVVRYGRWYLLCHSHRADAVRTYRVDRVLAVEHTDRPFEPPADLDPVAALEQHLGTGWQFTTRVVFEAPLADVAPWVGAQMGRLEAAGERRCVLTGTTRNPAMYAQEWLASVPFAFRVEEGPELRAAVATLAARLAAAAEDPGSPGE encoded by the coding sequence GTGCCGTCCGAGACCAGCCCCACCGCCCGCGCGCTGCGCGCGCTGGAGATCCTGCAGACCCGCCCGGGCACGACGGCGGAGGAGCTCGGTGCGCGGCTCGGCGTCACGGAGCGGGCCGCCCGCCGGTACGTCGAGATCCTCCGCGAGGCGGACGTCCCCGTCACCTCGACCCGGGGGCCGCACGGCGGCTACCGCCTCGGGCGCGGCACCCGGCTCCCGCCGGTCACGTTCACGCAGACCGAGGCACTCGGCCTGGTCATGGCCGTGCTCGACAGCCACCCCGAGGCCGACGACCTCGTCGACACCGCCCTCGGCAAGGTGATCCGGGCGCTGCCCGAGGACGTCGGCCGCCAGGCCGCGACCCTGCGGGAGCACGCCTCCGCCGCCCCGGACCGGTACGCGGCCCGCCCCGACACGGCCGTGACCAGCGAGCTCGTCGCCGCCGTCGCGGCCCGACGACGCGTGCGGGTCACCTACCGCGGCGAGTCCGGCAGCGAGTGGGACGCCGAGGTGGACCCGTGGGCCGTCGTCGTCCGGTACGGCCGCTGGTACCTGCTGTGCCACTCGCACCGCGCCGACGCCGTGCGCACCTACCGGGTCGACCGCGTCCTCGCCGTCGAGCACACCGACCGGCCCTTCGAGCCGCCCGCCGACCTCGACCCCGTCGCGGCGCTGGAGCAGCACCTCGGCACCGGCTGGCAGTTCACCACGCGCGTCGTCTTCGAGGCCCCGCTCGCCGACGTCGCCCCCTGGGTCGGCGCGCAGATGGGCCGCCTCGAGGCGGCGGGGGAGCGGCGGTGCGTGCTGACCGGCACCACCCGCAACCCTGCGATGTACGCGCAGGAGTGGCTGGCGAGCGTGCCCTTCGCGTTCCGGGTCGAGGAGGGCCCGGAGCTCCGGGCCGCGGTGGCGACGCTGGCGGCCCGCCTGGCGGCTGCTGCGGAGGACCCTGGCAGCCCTGGGGAGTGA
- a CDS encoding dihydrofolate reductase family protein yields MRTIVATHFVSLDGKVDPTGGDPELHNTEWTFKTVEPVQEAYELKAREQEEAGALLLGRASYQMFAPVWPQMAEFERYNALPKYVVSTTLPEDDLAGDWGETTILRSLDDVARLKETDGDEIQVHGSVSLTRALADAGLIDSYHLLVFPVLLGQGKPLFSDTDKAAQKLRLVEHEAYKNGIQKQVFDVVR; encoded by the coding sequence ATGCGCACCATCGTCGCCACGCACTTCGTCTCGCTCGACGGCAAGGTCGACCCGACCGGAGGCGACCCCGAGCTGCACAACACCGAGTGGACCTTCAAGACGGTCGAGCCGGTGCAGGAGGCGTACGAGCTCAAGGCCCGGGAGCAGGAGGAGGCCGGGGCACTGCTGCTCGGCCGCGCCAGCTACCAGATGTTCGCGCCCGTCTGGCCGCAGATGGCCGAGTTCGAGCGCTACAACGCGCTGCCCAAGTACGTGGTCTCGACGACGCTCCCCGAGGACGACCTGGCCGGCGACTGGGGCGAGACCACCATCCTGCGCTCGCTCGACGACGTCGCCCGCCTCAAGGAGACCGACGGCGACGAGATCCAGGTGCACGGCAGCGTCAGCCTCACCCGGGCGCTCGCCGACGCCGGGCTGATCGACTCGTACCACCTGCTCGTCTTCCCGGTGCTGCTGGGCCAGGGCAAGCCGCTGTTCAGCGACACCGACAAGGCGGCCCAGAAGCTGCGCCTCGTCGAGCACGAGGCGTACAAGAACGGCATCCAGAAGCAGGTCTTCGACGTCGTGCGCTGA
- a CDS encoding alpha/beta fold hydrolase, whose protein sequence is MDILLIGGLWLDGSAWDDVVPQIEALGHRPVPVTLPGQGDGRTGVTLDDQVATVLAAVDAASGKPLVVGHSAACTLAWLAADARPEAVAGVVLIGGFPWDDGKSYADLFPIVDGVMPFPGWEPFAGPDSDDLDDETKAAVAARAVPVPEGVAKGVVHLSDERRFGVPVVVVCPEFSPAQAQEWIDAGDVPELARAKQVELVDLDSGHWPMFTRPAELARLLVDAAV, encoded by the coding sequence ATGGACATCCTGCTCATCGGTGGCCTCTGGCTCGACGGTTCGGCCTGGGACGACGTCGTCCCCCAGATCGAGGCGCTGGGCCACCGGCCGGTGCCGGTCACGCTGCCCGGCCAGGGCGACGGCCGCACGGGCGTCACGCTGGACGACCAGGTCGCCACGGTGCTCGCGGCCGTGGACGCGGCGTCGGGCAAGCCGCTGGTCGTGGGGCACTCCGCGGCGTGCACGCTGGCCTGGCTGGCGGCCGACGCACGGCCGGAGGCGGTGGCGGGCGTCGTGCTGATCGGCGGGTTCCCGTGGGACGACGGCAAGTCGTACGCCGACCTGTTCCCGATCGTGGACGGCGTCATGCCGTTCCCCGGCTGGGAACCGTTCGCGGGGCCCGACTCCGACGACCTGGACGACGAGACCAAGGCCGCGGTGGCCGCCCGGGCCGTGCCGGTCCCTGAGGGCGTCGCGAAGGGCGTGGTGCACCTGTCCGACGAGCGCCGGTTCGGCGTGCCGGTCGTGGTGGTGTGCCCGGAGTTCTCGCCCGCCCAGGCCCAGGAGTGGATCGACGCGGGCGACGTGCCGGAGCTCGCGCGGGCCAAGCAGGTCGAGCTGGTCGACCTCGACTCGGGGCACTGGCCCATGTTCACGCGCCCGGCCGAGCTCGCGCGGCTGCTGGTGGACGCGGCCGTGTGA
- a CDS encoding S1C family serine protease, with product MDDSEALDAYSASIVRVVDAVLPSVAAVSVRTARGAGAGSASVIPGDRLLLTSAHVVESATDVRAAFSDGSEVGARVVGRDPLSDLAVLRADDDVPPALTLGDAAGLRVGQLVVAVGNPLGLAGSVTAGIVSALGRSLPTGAGRIIDEVVQTDAALNPGNSGGALADTAGRLVGVSTAVAGIGLGLAVPINTTTRAIIATLVNTGRVRRAWLGIAGTQVVLPEPVAERIGSRTGMQVAQVIARSPADLAGIRRGDILVAIDGATVVTTTAVQRLMVGDAIGRRTEVTVWRNGALVDAVVLPQELVTAP from the coding sequence ATGGACGATTCCGAGGCGCTGGACGCCTACTCGGCGTCGATCGTGCGCGTCGTCGACGCCGTCCTGCCGTCGGTCGCGGCGGTGTCGGTGCGGACGGCGCGCGGCGCCGGGGCTGGGAGCGCCTCGGTGATCCCGGGCGACCGGCTGCTGCTCACGAGCGCGCACGTCGTGGAGTCGGCCACGGATGTGCGGGCCGCCTTCTCCGACGGCTCGGAGGTCGGAGCGCGCGTCGTCGGCCGCGACCCGCTCTCCGACCTGGCCGTGCTCCGGGCCGACGACGACGTGCCACCCGCCCTCACGCTCGGCGACGCCGCGGGCCTACGCGTCGGTCAGCTCGTCGTCGCCGTCGGCAACCCGCTCGGGCTCGCGGGCAGCGTCACGGCCGGGATCGTGTCCGCGCTAGGCCGCTCCCTGCCGACCGGGGCCGGCCGGATCATCGACGAGGTGGTGCAGACCGACGCCGCGCTCAACCCCGGCAACAGCGGCGGCGCGCTCGCGGACACGGCCGGCCGGCTCGTCGGCGTCAGCACCGCCGTCGCGGGCATCGGCCTGGGCCTGGCGGTGCCGATCAACACCACGACCCGGGCGATCATCGCCACGCTGGTCAACACCGGCCGGGTGCGGCGGGCATGGCTCGGCATCGCGGGCACGCAGGTGGTGCTGCCCGAACCGGTCGCGGAGCGGATCGGCTCCCGCACCGGCATGCAGGTGGCGCAGGTCATCGCGCGCTCGCCGGCCGACCTCGCGGGCATCCGCCGCGGCGACATCCTCGTGGCGATCGACGGCGCCACCGTCGTGACGACGACGGCCGTGCAGCGCCTCATGGTCGGCGACGCCATCGGCCGGCGCACCGAGGTGACGGTCTGGCGCAACGGCGCCCTCGTCGACGCGGTGGTGCTCCCGCAGGAGCTGGTCACCGCGCCGTGA
- a CDS encoding MerR family transcriptional regulator: MAWSTRQLAEIAGTTIKAVRHYHEIGLLDEPARKPNGYKQYETAHLVRLLQIKRLSDLGVPLAQIATMGRADQEPDEALRVLDAELEATISRLQRVRAELAVILRHRAPADLPAGFSAVARDLADVDRSMLMIYAQVFDDDAMDALRTMMNEQPPTEADDQFQTLPADADRATRQALAERIAPLMEQQLTAYPALAEPASHSLHGPDVMESAVVQALRELYHPAQLEVLYRAHLIVTGQTDDRLDDEALVVGRGPRS, from the coding sequence GTGGCCTGGAGCACGCGCCAGCTCGCGGAGATCGCGGGCACGACGATCAAGGCCGTCCGGCACTACCACGAGATCGGTCTGCTGGACGAGCCCGCGCGCAAGCCGAACGGCTACAAGCAGTACGAGACCGCCCACCTCGTGCGGCTGCTGCAGATCAAGCGGCTGAGCGACCTCGGCGTGCCGCTCGCGCAGATCGCCACGATGGGCCGCGCCGACCAGGAGCCCGACGAGGCCCTCCGCGTGCTCGACGCCGAGCTGGAGGCGACGATCAGCCGGCTGCAGCGGGTGCGGGCGGAGCTCGCGGTCATCCTGCGCCACCGCGCGCCGGCCGACCTGCCCGCGGGGTTCAGCGCCGTCGCGCGCGACCTCGCCGACGTGGACCGCTCGATGCTGATGATCTACGCCCAGGTGTTCGACGACGACGCCATGGACGCCCTGCGCACGATGATGAACGAGCAGCCGCCGACGGAGGCGGACGACCAGTTCCAGACGCTGCCCGCCGACGCCGACCGGGCCACCCGGCAGGCCCTCGCCGAGCGGATCGCGCCCCTGATGGAGCAGCAGCTCACCGCCTACCCCGCGCTGGCCGAGCCCGCGTCGCACTCGCTGCACGGCCCCGACGTGATGGAGAGCGCCGTCGTGCAGGCGCTGCGCGAGCTGTACCACCCGGCCCAGCTCGAGGTGCTCTACCGCGCGCATCTGATCGTCACCGGACAGACTGACGACCGGCTCGACGACGAGGCGCTCGTCGTCGGCCGGGGCCCCCGATCCTGA
- a CDS encoding GOLPH3/VPS74 family protein, which yields MTAPTTPDTSLIAEDLLLLLFDPRSGTIAGENTLFYTLAGAVLTELAVGDHVEIDSKPGLTGPKITANAGSPPADPLLRERWDLLVQKPRGSQTFLAEVGPYLREPLLDRLVERGHVGREKRKALGFIPTTALTDGGTPRRAELLAAVRPVLTDGAEPDPRTAVLGALLSASGSLPVLNSDIPWSGAVYTRGKELEQGDWGASAAGEAVLRTTIAIATSSAAIAIASVQSNS from the coding sequence TTGACCGCACCGACCACGCCCGACACCTCGCTCATCGCCGAGGACCTGCTCCTGCTGCTGTTCGACCCCCGGTCCGGCACCATCGCCGGCGAGAACACCCTCTTCTACACGCTGGCGGGTGCGGTGCTGACCGAGCTCGCAGTGGGCGACCACGTCGAGATCGACAGCAAGCCCGGCCTGACCGGGCCCAAGATCACCGCGAACGCCGGCAGCCCGCCCGCCGACCCGCTGCTGCGCGAGCGCTGGGACCTGCTCGTCCAGAAGCCGCGCGGCTCGCAGACCTTCCTCGCCGAGGTGGGGCCCTACCTGCGCGAGCCGCTGCTCGACCGGCTCGTCGAGCGCGGCCACGTCGGCCGCGAGAAGCGCAAGGCGCTCGGGTTCATCCCCACCACGGCCCTGACCGACGGCGGCACGCCCCGCCGGGCGGAGCTCCTCGCCGCCGTCCGCCCCGTGCTGACCGACGGCGCCGAGCCGGACCCCCGCACCGCGGTGCTCGGGGCCCTGCTCTCCGCCAGCGGCAGCCTGCCCGTCCTGAACAGCGACATCCCCTGGTCCGGCGCCGTCTACACGCGGGGCAAGGAGCTGGAGCAGGGCGACTGGGGTGCCTCGGCGGCCGGCGAGGCGGTCCTGCGGACCACCATCGCGATCGCCACCTCGAGCGCGGCCATCGCGATCGCGTCCGTCCAGAGCAACTCCTGA
- a CDS encoding ABC transporter ATP-binding protein: MDTTVYTPGSSPAVRARSLTKTYGKGEAIVRALDGVDVDFEQGKFTAIMGPSGSGKSTLMHLLAGLDSATSGQAFLGQTEITGLNDKSLTKLRRDRIGFVFQQFNLLPMFTAEQNITLPVELAGATLDKAWLDTLVETLGLTGRLTHRPGELSGGQQQRVAIARALIAQPDVVFADEPTGNLDSRSGAEVLSFLRRSVRELGRTIIMVTHDPSAAAYADRVVLIADGRIAGDISDPTPESAMAGLDALRTLKPAVTTGPAGNAARTGA; this comes from the coding sequence ATGGACACCACCGTGTATACGCCCGGGTCGTCGCCCGCAGTGCGCGCCCGTTCGCTGACCAAGACGTACGGCAAGGGTGAGGCGATCGTGCGCGCCCTGGACGGCGTGGACGTCGACTTCGAGCAGGGCAAGTTCACCGCGATCATGGGCCCGTCCGGTTCGGGCAAGTCGACCCTGATGCACCTGCTGGCGGGTCTGGACTCCGCGACCAGCGGTCAGGCGTTCCTCGGGCAGACCGAGATCACCGGCCTGAACGACAAGTCCCTGACGAAGCTGCGCCGCGACCGGATCGGGTTCGTGTTCCAGCAGTTCAACCTGCTGCCGATGTTCACCGCGGAGCAGAACATCACCCTGCCCGTCGAGCTCGCCGGCGCCACCCTGGACAAGGCGTGGCTGGACACCCTGGTCGAGACCCTGGGTCTGACCGGCCGCCTCACGCACCGCCCCGGTGAGCTCTCGGGTGGGCAGCAGCAGCGTGTCGCGATCGCGCGTGCGCTGATCGCGCAGCCCGACGTCGTGTTCGCCGACGAGCCGACCGGCAACCTCGACTCCCGCTCCGGCGCCGAGGTCCTGTCCTTCCTGCGCCGCTCCGTGCGTGAGCTGGGCCGCACGATCATCATGGTCACCCACGACCCGTCGGCCGCCGCCTACGCCGACCGGGTGGTCCTGATCGCGGACGGCCGCATCGCCGGCGACATCAGCGACCCGACGCCGGAGTCCGCGATGGCCGGCCTGGACGCCCTGCGCACCCTCAAGCCCGCCGTCACCACCGGCCCCGCCGGCAACGCCGCCCGGACGGGTGCGTGA